The window GAACGAGATCTGCAAAGTCTGGGACATGTCAATGGATCAGGTGAGGCTCTAGTTGGGGGAATCTGGGGATACTGGAGTCAGTATTTAGGAACAACCATTTTCCCATCACTTGAGATGGattaaaatcaaagacaaaaaaataaaccaatttcATAACTTGATGAGAcaagtattaaaaagaaaaaaaaattatatatacataagtGGCATGATGACTGACACACTGTTGAGGGATGGTGCTTCCACCACCAGCAAATTGGGTTTGAATTGCATGACAAGTTGATGTCTGTGTAGACTTTGCATGACCTcactctgtgagtgtgtgtgtgtgtgtgtgtgtgtatccataTATGCACAGGgttttactaaatattttcattttcctacTACATCCCAAACATGGGTCTGTTTACTGGCTGTTTTAGCTAACCTTCATGTGAGTGTGGTTGTGCATATACAGTGTGAAAAGAATCTCCCActtcaaaatattaaattttttattgCTTTGCAACCTGAAATAAAGACACACGCAAGCTGTATTTCAATGAATTCAACTTATAACAGGCAAGTGAAAAATATAATATCAACAGttcagggaaaaaataaaaaaaaaacaaaatcacagagaTGGTTAAAGAATCACCCCCCTGTGTCAGTACTTTGTGGAACCACCTTTTCCTTTGATTACAGCCATGAGTCTGTTGTAATAGTTGTCTACCAACCTTGCACATCTAGACTatgcaatatttgcccactcttctttacaaacTGTTCAAGCTCAATCAGATTGGATGGTGACTGTTGGTGTACTGCAGTCTTCCACAGATTTTTCAGTAGGGTTTACGTCTGGGCTCTGACTAGGCCATGCAGGGACATTCACCTTTTTCTTCAGCCACATTGCTGTATGATTTGGTCATTGTCATGTTTGAAAATGAATCTTCTTCCTATTGACAACTTTCTGgaagagggtagcaggttttcctcaagaggttgacggtattttgccccatccatttttccttctgtcTTGACAAGTGTCCCCAGtccctgctgcagagaaacactcccacaacaggatgctaccaccaccatgctttgctgcaggtatggtgttctttggatggtaAGGTGTATCGGCTTTATGCCAAATATACCATTTGGCATTGAGGCCAGATAGTtcagtctcatctgaccataacacCTTTTTCCATTTGGCCTCAGAATCTTCAAGGAGCATTTTGTCAAAGCTCGAGACTTAATGTGGCCTGTGGTGAgaagggacttttttttttttcttgtaaaccCCCCCTACAAGCCACATTTGTGATATTGTCACATGCATACAATGACTACTCTGCTAAAAATTCCTGCAGTTGCTTGATAGTTGCCATAGGCCTTCTTGCTCTTCTGTCTAATTTGAAGGGACAGCCTAGCAGTACCAACACTTTCCACTTCTTGATTGTGGTAAagtctttgaatttttttatttttgtgcctgtccacaactttatccctgagatcttttaaCCGTGCCTTGCCACCCataattgattgtttgctttcagttgcacTTCCAAGCACTGGAATGTTCCAGGAATAGCTGTTTTTATGCCAAACTAATCAGAATGATTACAGTCAATCACAGGTAGAAACCAATTAGCTTGGTGTGCACTGAAGAAGGTGATTAGTAGCACCTGATTCAGTTTacaagtattttgtatttttaattttttgttattttatgaaaTGTTGCTATTACATCTTTCATTTGGCTGTCATAAGTTTCATTGAGTAAATACAgctggagaatttttttttgtttgtgtcttcATTTCATTATTCAATGCAACAAAAAGTGAATATTTAGAAGGggcgattcttttctataccctctGTAAATGGGCCCAATGTTGGAATGGTGACTTGCTTAGGTTTGGTTCCTGTCATGTACCTAATATTGCCACAGGAGGTTGTGCTCCCCTCAGaccagaattggattaagcaaatttGAAACTGTTATGTTATATATAAAATAGGTGTAAAATTCATTTCTTCCTTTGAGGAGTATTGATTCATTTAAATGatagtttgtttttcttgatCAGAAAAAGTTAATGTAAAATTACTGAGTAAAAGTACATGATGCCAAAATAAACATTCTGTGTTGCTCATTTATGGTGAGTACAAaccaagggagaaaaaaaatgcaaatagaaaTTTGATGGAACACATGAACTGCAGCAACCACTCCACACTGCTAAATGGCTGTGAGAAACCACCCTGGCAAGTGTTTGCCAGTAGCAGTCTCATATGGTttttgtgatgatgcgggttctactcaatgctcccatcttccttctgggagctcttgtacccgacactgttggtaatgtcaccgatgagctagacagtgaggcataacaaagtaaggggatggtgcaaaaaaagtgccaagcacttttattaaaacagcaaacaaaacagtgttcaaataaataagtgcagtgtctcaaaaatctttaaataaataatcgaatAAAAAACTGTGAATTGTGGAggtcaaaaaaacaataaataaatccttttaaaaaaaacaaagttaaaactatggctggaagctgtcctttttttaccacaaagcccggtgcattcttttactggtgacGCCCGTGCTTCTCCCATTCAGGCTATGCatcaggggagccaccctacttgcagctgaccttcattctgccttctggaggcttcctgatccctggcttgggttctgctctccccagaccgagacttggcttcccccaatgGCTAGGATGCTCACACTGTggaatccacctcccaagcctctcGACTCCCTCTGTCTTCTGTGGCGAGtcatccttcttccggtcactcctgctcttcacaaaatgctcagcaggagcgaccataaTCGACTGTCCTAGGTGTCAGctaaacaccccgctagggctcattgtccagctgcctgcgaacctgcgctcgctcgctctctcacaCCGGCTAttctctccctgcttcctgccttcttctcctgcaacctcagtgtgtcttttctttctctcattcCTCTTCTGTGCTAGctgcctcgcacttctatttatcacagggacgtggatcagctgtggtaATTAGcaggaacaattacagatgcggacaactcctcatctgtgcacttaagtgaggactgcccacatcacaaattcccacgggaaccgctcggccacacacaccacgccccctcgctaagctgtgagtgcggcgattatttatttaaaaagtggccctgttaacttgagctgtggacccgctacaccacagtttCACATGGTAGTTCTTAAGACATTTACTTTAGAAAATTTGTAGGTGATCTTTTCAAAAACGGTGAGTAGCAGCACAGATGAATGTAAAACATGACTAATGTAAAAGTTTTTGGAGAGTTTAGAGTTTGGATAGAGGAGCTGAAGACTGGTCTGTGTTACTAAATGATAATTTTTATAGATTTAGGATGTTCAGCTTAACATTCTTTTACATTTGGTCTTCATCTTCCTTCAGGATGTAGCTGCTTTTCTGCAGGAATTTAAAGCGGCAGACATCTTACTGGAGGTCATCGTTAAGTCTCGTTGTCCTAGATTGACGGTGAGAGCTTTCTTCATCTGGTGGTGTTTCATGAATTAAGTTTAAATGTCTTGAATCAGTGGTGGGGATGATTGCAGTTAATGATGCACATTCCATTTGACATAGAGCATATGTGTAAGAACAGAGATGTTGCTCATTACGTTTTGACCCAACATCAGGGttgaagtgtgtgtatgtgtgtgagtgtaagtGATATGCACACACAGACTGACACTCGCATGGAATTCATTAAGtactcttcactttctgcacattttttgttgtggtatagttttaattttaaagaattaattttccattttcactaatcaatctacactcaataacctataattccaaagtgaaaacacgttttcagaaagttttgcaaataaattaaaaatcagaaacagaaatctcttatttatataagtattcagaccccttactGTTGTACTCCAACTTGAAGCTAAATGTATTGATGTAttgtgtttgctttaattatccttgagatgtgtctagaacttgattggagactacctgtggcaaactgaattggttggacattgtttagaaaggcacacacctctgtatataaggtcccgcagttcacactgcatgtcaggtcaAAAACCAgatatgaagtccaaggaactctctttaGACCTCCATGATAAAATTGTGCTGAGGTATAGATCAGGACAAGGgtataaaacaatttctaatGCTTTGCtgatcacctgcctaataccatcctctAATaccaagcatggtggtggcagcgtcatgctatGATgttgcttctcagcagcagggacactGAGAATTAAGAGAAGAattaatgcagccaaatacacagAGGTCCTTGAAAAATTACTTGCTCTAGAATGCATGTCGGCTTTCAACACGGCggtgacctgaagcatacagtcaATACTAGAGTGGCTTTGGAACATATTTGTGGCTGTCCTTGAGTAGTCCAGCTAAAGCCCAGACTTAACCCCCATAGAACATGTATGGAGAGACCTGTAAATGGCAGTTTACAAATGGCgtccatccagtctaatggagcttgagaagatcaGCCAAGATGAATGGGATAAACTACCCTAATCCATGTGTGCAAAGTGTCTagtgacttacccaagaagactcaaagctgtaatgcTGCCAATGGGGCTTCACTAATGTGCTGAATTAAGGGTTTGAATACCTTTATAAATGAGCGCTTTCAGTTGTtgattaataaatttgtaaacctttctgaaagcctGTTTGTCATTATaagttattgaatgtagattgttgtgcaaaaatgacaaatttgcccatttaaaatttaatcaacaacaggataaagtatgcagaaagtgaaatgAGTCTCattactttctgaatccagtgtgtgtgtgtgtgtgtgtgcgtgtgtgtgtgtgtttttataatttGGCGATCACATTCAATCATTATGTTGCTAAGGActggaatattttttttacaatttttcaaaaaatgttttatcttgTATGTCTTGCTGAATTTGTTTGTAGAAAAGCACATATAGAAAAATAGACTGGTATTTTCATGCTAACTGTCAGCAGTACTTTAACTTGTTGTTTTGGTCGTCTTGCTATAGGAAATCTGTGTTGGCATTCTTGGCAATATTGCTTGCTTCCCAGAGACCTGCCAGTCCATAAGCAGAAATGATGACCTTGGGTGAGAGCAatatatctgtttttatttttgtttttcagaactaTAAAACGAGCATCTTAATAAGAGTTCATCTGCCCACCTATCCTTTTTCTAACCTACCTATGCAATTCATGATAACAGGGACTGAAATCTGTTCTGGCAGCATTTATACAACTTTCAGTATGCATCGAGAAATACTAATCAATGGGTGTTTTATAATATTAGTATTTTTTCTTcatgaacttccttttaataatgTTATTGCTTCATTCCTGTGACTTAAAGATTATTCATGTAAATTTCCCCTGCAGCATACACCGTATTTTTTCTCGTGGACCTTTGCTCCCATTTGTTCACTTTTTTGTTAAGTTGAAAGGAGCTTTTTGGGATTTATCAGTGAAAATCTTGGGCTGCGTGGTTTTATCTTtcacttctggatatttttgaTGGAAGATGTTCTCAAAGACAAATTTTGAAACATGTTGGGGCAGTTGCTGGTTATTAAAGGACTAATAGGTTAAAGGCAAATTTGTCTCCTGTAACATATGTGGTATGACACTTATAAGTATGTATATAGGCCTGCCTTGGACATTCCAGTCAGTACCTTAACATTATTCTGAGCAAATGGTATAAAATAATCCCATTTGAAGTGaatgcacaaaaacaacaaatccaatcCCAAGTTGCAGACTTTGaggttttagttttaattcattGTAGTTTAATCCTTAATTGTCCATTTCGGAAGACATGTTTGAAATGCATGCACAAATTAACAAGCATTAAAAGAAACTAGTAATTGAAAAATACAACATCCTACCATGTTGACATATTTTACTTGTGTATCTAGGTAAAttgcaataataatacatttgtttaaaatattctaaaaataaaatcaaaggaaGCTTTCTGTTAAGCTAAGAAAAAATAAGACAAGTTTGTAATGAAGGAgagccaaaacatttttttttggagaaaatacatttttctcttttcgaATATTCAGACTCGAAGCCTTACTTACTTGGGCCAACAAGCCACCCAGACTCTCCTGTATGCCCTGTAGTATGCTATGGCACATGCTACTATCTgtaattgaagaagaagaagaacagtcaCTGTAGATGTTATTGTTTATTAGCCAGTCTGAAGTCTTGTTTCACAGGCTAGTTAAATACAGAGACTGGGAAAAGGGCGGTCTAGGCAAGGCAAAAGCTAAATTATTAGTTAGATTGGATAATgtacaattatacagtataaacagctAAACTAcctactgtttaaaataaataaaagatgataCTTGCATCAATTccaggggctgcaggtttttactgAAGTCTTAATCAGAGAACACttttaactgaaatattattTGTGTACAGTTGTTTTTGCTGCATTcaaatttttgtcttttgtttctaaatggatgcacaatgtgagattttttttaaatgagacgTGTTCTCTGTATTCCCTCAATGAAATTGCTTTCTaggatacatttaaaaaacaatgccAGTTTTCAGTGAGCAGGCCTATGTGTGAATCATAATTAATTTGTGCTTTCTTTGATATAAGAGCCCAATGGCAACAGATTCAACTCTTTTTCAAAAAGGTATGCTCATCTATCTGAAGTCAAAACTGCAGAAATGAAGCAGAACCTTAATGaaaaaagcatttttgttttgagattttttaaatacttttttcattATTGATTTGATGATATATCTGTTTGTTTATCCAGAGAACCTGGTCAAAGGGCAAAATGAAATTGCTGCTTGACTCTTTTTAAATCTTCTGTCTATTGAAAGCAGGGCTGCAGACTCCGCATACTAGAAGATGTTGTCCAATGTACTAccttaatataaaaatacatgtatacagtgtgtgtatagaTTCTGTAAACTCTTCTCATCATAATCACTGTGTTGCACTTTTCTTATGTTCCACAGGgaggtgctgctgctgctattaGGAGATTCAGATCCTCCAACACTTCTGGAAACAAGCAGGTGTGGGGGCACATTAATATATTTGTCTGATAATATTAAGTCATTGAAAATCACTTCGAGGTTTCAAAATGTAATGTCACATTGATTAAAGaacaaattattaacaaaaaaaagcttattaaggtacagttTAAGATTAAAAGTCTTGATGTGAGCACCAGCTTTATACTGCTAGACCAACATTACAGAGACACTtaaatgtgccacattttttGCCTTGGTTTAAGGGAGTAGCAGTTGTCTCGCCTTTTCCCACTTTTTGTAGGGGAAGTGGATGTTACTCTGTGATCattttctgtgtaattttttttatctgcTGTGGGAATTTAGGTTTAATGGCAGTTTAAAATGTATAGGGGATTTCCTTCTGCTTGTGGTGTAAAGCAGTTAATATGCAAGCCACCTTGGAAATGATAATGCCCATCTacactaaatgtaaaaacttgcACTGTTAAAACTATTAAGTAAATTTAAACAGCAAAATTCTGGAAATCCTATTTGATCTGGTATATTGTGGTTCAGTAAGCTAAACATATGCAaaaaggttgattttttttttttaaatgtcagattATGACAGATTCCTGtcatcctttttttctacaaatcAGAATTAACCATTTAGCTTATACAGGATATCACAAGGGACGATTTGTTCTTGTCAGATTGCTGTTGACATGCTTGTCTCAACCAGACGTCTGCCCTTGCTGGATAGAGCggataaaaaatcagaaaactgtGTGTGAGAACATCTGCTTCATCATGTCAAGCTCTACTTGTGGTAAGGATACCTCTTCCTCCAAAAAATCTGCTTCATCAGAATAAATTTTCCTAAAATTTGTGTGCTTCTGTCTTTACACTTGATTTAATTTTTGGAGTTTATTCATAATTCGGTATTGTATCTTCTCCAGTTACTTGTTTACTTACTCTAGTTTTTGATTGTTTCTGCTTTTCTGGACCAACTCCTTCAATGGTGGTGTGATTTCCCCCTCAGTTGATCTTCAAGTTGTCTAACTTGTTTTAAGCTGTCATCGGTTATGCATTAAGAGAAAGCTTTGGGCAAGAGATATTCTAGTCTGTGTGGTGCTGATGTTTCTGAAAACAATGATAGCTCCTTCACAATACTTTAACGTTGTTTTTATTACACAGTGGATTTACTTGTGAAGGTGGGAGAGGTAGTAGACAAGATGTTTGATTTGGATGAAGAGTTGATGAGGCACTGGATTGGGAATGCTGCTGAGGCATCAACTGGAAACAACTGTGAAGATGAAGAGCCTAAAGCAATTGTTGATACCTTGGGTATTGCTCCATGTTTGCTTGAGGCAATCAAGCAACTGAGGTGAGAATCTAGGAAAGTGGATGTGGTGACAAACAAAAAGGATttggaaatacagtatgtgtagtaTATGTGAAGAATTAATGTTAGCATTTAATTTATCAAGTCCTCTGGAAAGAAAGTAAGTATGTATGCATGTCATTTTAactgtatttgtatgtttttataacATTGCAATATTTCTCATATTTGTCTGCAGGCATGAAAGCCCTGATGGACTTGAGGTTTATATGCATATTTTGCAGCTTCTTACTACTGTGGATGAGGGTATCCAAGCTATAGGTGAGTCTGTACATCTTAACAAATAATATCGCAGCACTGTGCATTATTGTGTTAACATATGCTCTTTCATATTGTTATAACGATGTTTCAATGGCTTATTCTCTACAGTGGTGTCTGCAGAGATAGGTGAAAACACATGGAGTCTGCTCTGCAACATAGTGTGTAATGACCTTTGTCAGCCTGATGACCCTCCTATTGTTATACTGGAACAGAAGATTCTGTTGGCATCGATACTGTCTGTATTGTCAGCCATGTTCGcttgtcagtcccagcatgcctACAGCAAGATGGACAGAAGTATGACTGCTGTATTTCCCTTTCGGGCAATTTAATTATCTTTCTAAGATGTTATTCTTTGAGGATTGTCAATTTTTAACAACCGCAACATATATTGAACAACATATGCTGTCTAAAGAATTATTGCCAATTTTAACTCAACTACCTTCACATACAAGTCGttagattttactgtattttgagaCCTTGTAGAGCAGATCCTTGTTTAGAAAATAAGTTAAAGTTTTTgccatgtgtacatagtacagtgaaattcttgcttgcatgtgtCCTTTAGAATCGTGACATTAATCCACTCAAATAAGATCCTTTTAAAAGAGAGCTCGAGTGTGTTGCTCATGTTCAATAACATGTGTTTGCTGCACAGTTTATTGACAACTTCTTAAGCTAATAAGTTAACTTTAAGTTGACATGTCAGTGTACCTTGCAATTGACCAAGTGTAGGCTGGATTCTGTCTTGATGCCTCAACAGGCTGCAGCAGCCTTACACCTGAGAGAAATTGTGTGTAAATATCAATGTGGTTTTCTGTTCTGTTCCTTAGATTGGAAACTGCATCTagttcttttaattaaaaaaaaaagataaaataat of the Erpetoichthys calabaricus chromosome 2, fErpCal1.3, whole genome shotgun sequence genome contains:
- the saal1 gene encoding protein saal1, with the translated sequence MERNSEYQDNESSISAGSDSSPGMDRNPSPPASDDEDDPVDDAIGDTAYSKHWLVRTLTKLIQPLSNQHENAEGADESSQPDLDEDIENEICKVWDMSMDQDVAAFLQEFKAADILLEVIVKSRCPRLTEICVGILGNIACFPETCQSISRNDDLGEVLLLLLGDSDPPTLLETSRLLLTCLSQPDVCPCWIERIKNQKTVCENICFIMSSSTCVDLLVKVGEVVDKMFDLDEELMRHWIGNAAEASTGNNCEDEEPKAIVDTLGIAPCLLEAIKQLRHESPDGLEVYMHILQLLTTVDEGIQAIVVSAEIGENTWSLLCNIVCNDLCQPDDPPIVILEQKILLASILSVLSAMFACQSQHAYSKMDRNLKLIGSLFRVLQYLRECQKRETNEQSKTDGVQEEQMTILQETCCEFLSNILTELPKETTLELIQEGYLSEESCNTAFQSLLPLYSSAMQHFFGVLMDVNKKLAMNLLNEFPILKP